From the genome of Uranotaenia lowii strain MFRU-FL chromosome 1, ASM2978415v1, whole genome shotgun sequence, one region includes:
- the LOC129738411 gene encoding mitogen-activated protein kinase kinase kinase 4 isoform X1: MADSEWKSRVGIDINFSSGDEDDDDSSSTVIVPEGDEADFVADIGFNSQDLEEGLRSVDDLISQYADQYGSTPPRTRIKNKSRSSRQRMEGSVKMRTGGRLARPRADRRNTVDCAILNQMIMEPNAEEKARTDKRSTQLLRESEREMKMAAAVNPVIARNSANFGGVLAGSIEERAESMPIPSSVSNSISPAVIPALIESCNRFMSVKSRPVGCRTSAPPSAFASFRDSNANVGSDIPQNRIEFHDTFSNLIKLGSVDKDRVNRNIISTEERLWQTHVNDLIWLELQAWHADRTVEQQDTILCQARKEIDALLAEIMNFRFQRQLTRTVSEVSMADSGFGSEPTASTANGEKNQPFCFGCLSMYCKDCLEVQTIALKQVEDLLLRLESKESLFPSSKAMGMAFPIYQSEEFVGRVKAMCLWYNMTKQHRLTLLILGKLLARLQDNKKSYQWPIMETDSSTNSSVQEENVDTIDRGQGEAAVSSAGVCSSKKVQFAYDGSATESSNSDESGRDYSDIEDFSMQRQFSFSGDTDMSQYMNSLNIYSVNTITEVTSHTANNSTSLYRKYIENVLKTRGLGKSLTFLHRLHNVVLRKAQLTLEKPDTRDHEDSLFDEDEDVPCIEPPLEKDQESELQRFGAWSEEAKKLNLPSYVSAFIFLSLIPLEVIQEFLKMRLETKPVQPNPLSLEQHIKELKEGLTLAMIHRDRFQKHINTALWDRESELDRFMAVLETFDGTVRRIFDLYLEYAEKWILDATPEGHQKAALDEEWRFTKLVCPMIPGQHAIAAKKFCSIVEKVLEITGSKMISNLRELEDQIKIIEVNNGDRKWQILALCRETQEVLTFARDKTLKTMSFTKGLFRDLENADFHRDHCDDCVDDLEGVVLRNSCLRKKKSFICQEVVDSLRILKKNLLLFRNKLTKVIEILQNECSVRNMADMDESDRLGILSRTREILHQGYKFGFEFHKDLTRLYETRADNCRDVESELKLSNAIVHFAKLWMKFVMERCERGRGVRPRWAYQGLEFLISACDPQCTAHLSSEEFEDLKSKMDACISHVIGSIREPDRIRKSPRSRKSSPSPSITQGRASIPTITLGKTLQNQLSLREEGVTLRPHHTVDNNDYYRKQTSYEGVNDIKIRVPTDVLLGTKPLRQLRVRDAINKLDNELDMRMRARSLIGNVKEISNCDKVLNRARSVNFSWHRGIKIGQGRFGKVYTAVNNSTGELMAMKEIAIQPGETSEIRKVAEEMKIFEGINHKNLVKYYGVEIHREEQLIFMELCPEGTLESLVELNGGLPEAQTRRYTHQLLSGVNELHRHGVVHRDIKTANIFLSKDGNCLKLGDFGSAVKIQAHTTMHGELKQYVGTQAYMAPEVFTKNNSEGHGRAADIWSVGCVVIEIGSGKRPWHQFDSNYQIMFKVGMGESPEIPECLSEEGHDFVTSCLQYNPKDRPSSADLLQHDFCKMSEGSDEDLEKELRRSFRRNINSTSSLKP, encoded by the exons ATGGCTGATTCGGAGTGGAAAAGTCGGGTTGGAATTGACATTAATTTTAGTTCTGGCGACGAAGACGACGATGACAGCAG CAGTACCGTGATAGTTCCCGAAGGAGACGAAGCGGATTTTGTTGCCGACATTGGGTTTAACTCCCAGGATTTGGAAGAGGGTCTACGCTCAGTGGACGATTTAATAAGCCAGTACGCGGATCAGTATGGTAGTACACCCCCGAGGACAAGAATAAAGAACAAAAGTAGAAGCTCGCGGCAAAGAAT GGAAGGAAGCGTTAAAATGCGGACAGGTGGACGCTTGGCTAGGCCACGAGCCGATCGGCGCAACACTGTCGATTGTGCTATCCTGAATCAGATGATCATGGAGCCGAATGCCGAGGAAAAGGCTCGGACCGATAAACGATCGACGCAGTTGTTGCGAGAGTCCGAGCGTGAGATGAAAATGGCTGCTGCAGTGAATCCGGTGATTGCTCGTAATTCGGCCAATTTCGGAGGTGTACTAGCAGGTTCAATTGAAGAGCGAGCGGAAAGCATGCCAATTCCCAGTTCTGTTTCAAATAGTATTTCACCGGCAGTAATTCCAGCGTTGATAGAGTCTTGCAATCGTTTTATGAGCGTTAAATCTCGCCCAGTTGGATGTCGTACTTCAGCGCCACCTTCGGCGTTCGCTAGCTTTCGTGATAGTAATGCTAATGTTGGCAGTGATATCCCACAGAATCGAATTGAATTCCATGATACGttttcaaatctaatcaaacTTGGAAGTGTCGATAAAGATCGAGTGAAtcgaaacataatttcaacGGAGGAACGATTGTGGCAAACGCATGTTAACGATCTTATTTGGTTGGAGTTGCAGGCCTGGCACGCAGATCGAACTGTTGAACAACAAGACACTATACTTTGTCAAGCCAGAAAAGAGATCGATGCTTTGTTGGCGGAAATAATGAATTTCCGGTTTCAACGTCAGTTAACTAGAACGGTCAGTGAAGTCAGCATGGCTGATAGTGGCTTTGGATCTGAGCCAACCGCTTCGACCGCCAATGGTGAGAAAAATCAGCCATTTTGTTTTGGATGTCTTTCAATGTACTGTAAAGATTGCTTAGAGGTGCAAACTATAGCATTGAAGCAAGTTGAAGATTTGTTGCTAAGGTTGGAATCAAAGGAAAGTCTTTTCCCATCTTCGAAGGCTATGGGTATGGCATTTCCCATATATCAGAGCGAAGAGTTTGTTGGTCGAGTCAAGGCAATGTGCCTCTGGTACAATATGACTAAGCAACATCGTTTGACTTTGCTTATTTTAGGAAAGCTGCTAGCCCGACTGCAAGACAATAAAAAGTCTTACCAGTGGCCAATTATGGAAACAGATAGCTCCACGAACTCGTCTGTTCAAGAAGAAAACGTAGATACCATCGATAGGGGGCAAGGTGAAGCAGCAGTGAGTTCCGCTGGAGTTTGTTCAAGTAAGAAAGTGCAATTTGCTTATGATGGGAGTGCAACTGAGAGCTCTAATAGTGATGAATCTGGCCGTGATTATTCCGACATTGAAGATTTCTCAATGCAACGGCAATTTTCTTTCTCGGGAGACACAGATATGAGTCAGTACATGAACTCGCTCAATATTTACAGTGTGAATACGATTACAGAAGTAACATCTCATACAGCCAACAACTCTACATCTCTGTATcgtaaatatattgaaaatgttttgaaaactaGAGGTTTGGGCAAATCTCTAACTTTCCTGCATCGGCTTCATAACGTTGTGTTGAGAAAAGCGCAACTAACACTTGAAAAGCCAGATACTCGGGATCACGAAGATAGTTTGTTTGACGAAGATGAAGATGTTCCATGCATCGAACCTCCGCTTGAGAAAGATCAAGAATCTGAGCTTCAACGCTTTGGTGCATGGAGCGAGGAGGCAAAGAAGTTGAATCTTCCGTCATATGTCTCGGCTTTCATATTCTTATCGTTGATACCTCTGGAGGTGATTCAGGAATTCCTGAAAATGCGTTTAGAAACGAAACCCGTTCAGCCCAATCCTTTAAGTTTGGAACAACATATTAAGGAGCTAAAAGAAGGTCTCACTCTTGCCATGATACATCGAGATCGATTCCAGAAGCATATTAATACCGCTCTGTGGGATCGTGAATCAGAGCTGGATAGATTTATGGCTGTATTGGAAACGTTTGACGGAACAGTTCGTCGGATTTTCGATCTGTATTTGGAATACGCCGAAAAATGGATTCTGGACGCTACTCCTGAGGGACATCAAAAAGCTGCACTGGACGAAGAATGGCGATTTACCAAGCTAGTGTGCCCGATGATACCCGGTCAGCACGCCATAGCGGCTAAAAAATTTTGCAGCattgttgaaaaagttttggaaatcaCCGGCAGTAAAATGATTTCCAATTTGAGGGAGCTGGaagatcaaataaaaataatcgaaGTCAATAATGGCGACAGAAAATGGCAAATCTTGGCCCTCTGTCGAGAAACTCAGGAAGTGTTGACGTTTGCACGTGATAAGACCCTTAAAACAATGTCGTTTACAAAAGGATTGTTTCGCGATCTAGAAAACGCGGACTTCCATCGCGATCACTGTGATGATTGTGTGGATGATTTAGAAGGTGTTGTGTTGCGAAATAGTTGtctgagaaaaaagaaaagttttatttgtcAAGAAGTGGTTGATAGTTTacgtattttgaagaaaaatttgctATTGTTTCGTAACAAACTGACTAAAGTaatagaaattttgcaaaacgaATGCAGTGTTCGAAATATGGCAGATATGGATGAATCTGATCGCCTTGGTATATTATCGAGAACAAGAGAAATTTTACATCAAGGATACAAGTTcggtttcgagttccataaggATTTAACGAGGCTGTATGAAACCAGGGCTGACAACTGTCGGGATGTGGAAAGTGAACTTAAACTGTCGAATGCGATAGTACATTTCGCCAAGCTGTGGATGAAGTTCgtgatggaacgatgcgagcgTGGACGAGGAGTTCGACCACGATGGGCTTATCAGggtttagaatttttaatttcggCTTGTGATCCTCAGTGTACAGCTCATTTGAGTAGCGAAGAGTTTGAGGATCTAAAGTCTAAGATGGATGCTTGTATTTCGCATGTAATCGGAAGCATAAGGGAGCCGGATCGGATTCGAAAATCCCCTCGGTCTAGAAAGAGTTCACCTTCTCCATCGATTACCCAAGGCCGTGCTTCAATTCCTACTATCACATTGGGAAAAACACTTCAAAATCAATTGAGCCTCCGAGAGGAAGGAGTAACTTTGAGACCTCATCATACTGTAGATAATAATGATTACTATCGAAAGCAGACATCGTATGAGGGTGTCAACGACATTAAGATACGGGTGCCAACGGATGTGTTACTTGGAACTAAACCCCTGCGTCAGCTGAGAGTTCGCGACGCTATCAATAAGTTGGACAACGAGCTCGACATGAGAATGCGAGCGCGCAGTTTGATTGGTAACGTTAAGGAGATCAGTAACTGTGATAAGGTATTGAACAGAGCCCGCAGCGTTAACTTCAGCTGGCACCGGGGTATAAAAATAGGCCAAGGCCGATTTGGCAAGGTCTACACGGCAGTTAACAATTCTACCGGTGAACTGATGGCTATGAAAGAAATCGCTATTCAACCTGGAGAAACCAGTGAGATCCGCAAGGTAGCGGAAGAGATGAAAATATTCGAGGGAATAAACCACAAAAATCTGGTCAAGTACTATGGAGTTGAGATACATCGG GAGGAGCAATTGATCTTCATGGAATTGTGCCCCGAAGGAACATTGGAGAGTTTGGTTGAATTGAATGGAGGTTTGCCGGAGGCACAAACTCGACGTTACACTCACCAACTCTTGTCCGGTGTAAATGAATTACATCGACATGGAGTCGTCCATAGGGATATCAAGACGGCAAACATTTTCCTTTCGAAGGATGGCAACTGTTTGAAGCTTGGAGATTTTGGATCGGCAGTGAAAATTCAAGCTCATACAACTATGCACGGGGAGTTGAAGCAGTATGTTGGGACTCAAG CTTATATGGCACCAGAGGTATTTACTAAAAATAACAGCGAAGGACACGGGCGTGCTGCAGACATTTGGTCCGTTGGATGCGTGGTGATCGAAATTGGCTCCGGGAAG CGTCCATGGCATCAGTTCGATTCGAATTATCAAATCATGTTCAAAGTCGGAATGGGCGAATCTCCGGAAATTCCTGAATGCCTATCTGAAGAAGGACATGATTTTGTCACTAGTTGTCTGCAGTACAATCCTAAGGATCGACCATCATCAGCTGATTTGTTGCAGCATGATTTTTGCAAG ATGAGTGAAGGTTCCGATGAGGATTTGGAAAAGGAACTACGACGATCATTCCGGCGGAATATAAACTCGACATCTTCTTTAAAGCCATAA
- the LOC129738411 gene encoding mitogen-activated protein kinase kinase kinase 4 isoform X2, which translates to MADSEWKSRVGIDINFSSGDEDDDDSSTVIVPEGDEADFVADIGFNSQDLEEGLRSVDDLISQYADQYGSTPPRTRIKNKSRSSRQRMEGSVKMRTGGRLARPRADRRNTVDCAILNQMIMEPNAEEKARTDKRSTQLLRESEREMKMAAAVNPVIARNSANFGGVLAGSIEERAESMPIPSSVSNSISPAVIPALIESCNRFMSVKSRPVGCRTSAPPSAFASFRDSNANVGSDIPQNRIEFHDTFSNLIKLGSVDKDRVNRNIISTEERLWQTHVNDLIWLELQAWHADRTVEQQDTILCQARKEIDALLAEIMNFRFQRQLTRTVSEVSMADSGFGSEPTASTANGEKNQPFCFGCLSMYCKDCLEVQTIALKQVEDLLLRLESKESLFPSSKAMGMAFPIYQSEEFVGRVKAMCLWYNMTKQHRLTLLILGKLLARLQDNKKSYQWPIMETDSSTNSSVQEENVDTIDRGQGEAAVSSAGVCSSKKVQFAYDGSATESSNSDESGRDYSDIEDFSMQRQFSFSGDTDMSQYMNSLNIYSVNTITEVTSHTANNSTSLYRKYIENVLKTRGLGKSLTFLHRLHNVVLRKAQLTLEKPDTRDHEDSLFDEDEDVPCIEPPLEKDQESELQRFGAWSEEAKKLNLPSYVSAFIFLSLIPLEVIQEFLKMRLETKPVQPNPLSLEQHIKELKEGLTLAMIHRDRFQKHINTALWDRESELDRFMAVLETFDGTVRRIFDLYLEYAEKWILDATPEGHQKAALDEEWRFTKLVCPMIPGQHAIAAKKFCSIVEKVLEITGSKMISNLRELEDQIKIIEVNNGDRKWQILALCRETQEVLTFARDKTLKTMSFTKGLFRDLENADFHRDHCDDCVDDLEGVVLRNSCLRKKKSFICQEVVDSLRILKKNLLLFRNKLTKVIEILQNECSVRNMADMDESDRLGILSRTREILHQGYKFGFEFHKDLTRLYETRADNCRDVESELKLSNAIVHFAKLWMKFVMERCERGRGVRPRWAYQGLEFLISACDPQCTAHLSSEEFEDLKSKMDACISHVIGSIREPDRIRKSPRSRKSSPSPSITQGRASIPTITLGKTLQNQLSLREEGVTLRPHHTVDNNDYYRKQTSYEGVNDIKIRVPTDVLLGTKPLRQLRVRDAINKLDNELDMRMRARSLIGNVKEISNCDKVLNRARSVNFSWHRGIKIGQGRFGKVYTAVNNSTGELMAMKEIAIQPGETSEIRKVAEEMKIFEGINHKNLVKYYGVEIHREEQLIFMELCPEGTLESLVELNGGLPEAQTRRYTHQLLSGVNELHRHGVVHRDIKTANIFLSKDGNCLKLGDFGSAVKIQAHTTMHGELKQYVGTQAYMAPEVFTKNNSEGHGRAADIWSVGCVVIEIGSGKRPWHQFDSNYQIMFKVGMGESPEIPECLSEEGHDFVTSCLQYNPKDRPSSADLLQHDFCKMSEGSDEDLEKELRRSFRRNINSTSSLKP; encoded by the exons ATGGCTGATTCGGAGTGGAAAAGTCGGGTTGGAATTGACATTAATTTTAGTTCTGGCGACGAAGACGACGATGACAGCAG TACCGTGATAGTTCCCGAAGGAGACGAAGCGGATTTTGTTGCCGACATTGGGTTTAACTCCCAGGATTTGGAAGAGGGTCTACGCTCAGTGGACGATTTAATAAGCCAGTACGCGGATCAGTATGGTAGTACACCCCCGAGGACAAGAATAAAGAACAAAAGTAGAAGCTCGCGGCAAAGAAT GGAAGGAAGCGTTAAAATGCGGACAGGTGGACGCTTGGCTAGGCCACGAGCCGATCGGCGCAACACTGTCGATTGTGCTATCCTGAATCAGATGATCATGGAGCCGAATGCCGAGGAAAAGGCTCGGACCGATAAACGATCGACGCAGTTGTTGCGAGAGTCCGAGCGTGAGATGAAAATGGCTGCTGCAGTGAATCCGGTGATTGCTCGTAATTCGGCCAATTTCGGAGGTGTACTAGCAGGTTCAATTGAAGAGCGAGCGGAAAGCATGCCAATTCCCAGTTCTGTTTCAAATAGTATTTCACCGGCAGTAATTCCAGCGTTGATAGAGTCTTGCAATCGTTTTATGAGCGTTAAATCTCGCCCAGTTGGATGTCGTACTTCAGCGCCACCTTCGGCGTTCGCTAGCTTTCGTGATAGTAATGCTAATGTTGGCAGTGATATCCCACAGAATCGAATTGAATTCCATGATACGttttcaaatctaatcaaacTTGGAAGTGTCGATAAAGATCGAGTGAAtcgaaacataatttcaacGGAGGAACGATTGTGGCAAACGCATGTTAACGATCTTATTTGGTTGGAGTTGCAGGCCTGGCACGCAGATCGAACTGTTGAACAACAAGACACTATACTTTGTCAAGCCAGAAAAGAGATCGATGCTTTGTTGGCGGAAATAATGAATTTCCGGTTTCAACGTCAGTTAACTAGAACGGTCAGTGAAGTCAGCATGGCTGATAGTGGCTTTGGATCTGAGCCAACCGCTTCGACCGCCAATGGTGAGAAAAATCAGCCATTTTGTTTTGGATGTCTTTCAATGTACTGTAAAGATTGCTTAGAGGTGCAAACTATAGCATTGAAGCAAGTTGAAGATTTGTTGCTAAGGTTGGAATCAAAGGAAAGTCTTTTCCCATCTTCGAAGGCTATGGGTATGGCATTTCCCATATATCAGAGCGAAGAGTTTGTTGGTCGAGTCAAGGCAATGTGCCTCTGGTACAATATGACTAAGCAACATCGTTTGACTTTGCTTATTTTAGGAAAGCTGCTAGCCCGACTGCAAGACAATAAAAAGTCTTACCAGTGGCCAATTATGGAAACAGATAGCTCCACGAACTCGTCTGTTCAAGAAGAAAACGTAGATACCATCGATAGGGGGCAAGGTGAAGCAGCAGTGAGTTCCGCTGGAGTTTGTTCAAGTAAGAAAGTGCAATTTGCTTATGATGGGAGTGCAACTGAGAGCTCTAATAGTGATGAATCTGGCCGTGATTATTCCGACATTGAAGATTTCTCAATGCAACGGCAATTTTCTTTCTCGGGAGACACAGATATGAGTCAGTACATGAACTCGCTCAATATTTACAGTGTGAATACGATTACAGAAGTAACATCTCATACAGCCAACAACTCTACATCTCTGTATcgtaaatatattgaaaatgttttgaaaactaGAGGTTTGGGCAAATCTCTAACTTTCCTGCATCGGCTTCATAACGTTGTGTTGAGAAAAGCGCAACTAACACTTGAAAAGCCAGATACTCGGGATCACGAAGATAGTTTGTTTGACGAAGATGAAGATGTTCCATGCATCGAACCTCCGCTTGAGAAAGATCAAGAATCTGAGCTTCAACGCTTTGGTGCATGGAGCGAGGAGGCAAAGAAGTTGAATCTTCCGTCATATGTCTCGGCTTTCATATTCTTATCGTTGATACCTCTGGAGGTGATTCAGGAATTCCTGAAAATGCGTTTAGAAACGAAACCCGTTCAGCCCAATCCTTTAAGTTTGGAACAACATATTAAGGAGCTAAAAGAAGGTCTCACTCTTGCCATGATACATCGAGATCGATTCCAGAAGCATATTAATACCGCTCTGTGGGATCGTGAATCAGAGCTGGATAGATTTATGGCTGTATTGGAAACGTTTGACGGAACAGTTCGTCGGATTTTCGATCTGTATTTGGAATACGCCGAAAAATGGATTCTGGACGCTACTCCTGAGGGACATCAAAAAGCTGCACTGGACGAAGAATGGCGATTTACCAAGCTAGTGTGCCCGATGATACCCGGTCAGCACGCCATAGCGGCTAAAAAATTTTGCAGCattgttgaaaaagttttggaaatcaCCGGCAGTAAAATGATTTCCAATTTGAGGGAGCTGGaagatcaaataaaaataatcgaaGTCAATAATGGCGACAGAAAATGGCAAATCTTGGCCCTCTGTCGAGAAACTCAGGAAGTGTTGACGTTTGCACGTGATAAGACCCTTAAAACAATGTCGTTTACAAAAGGATTGTTTCGCGATCTAGAAAACGCGGACTTCCATCGCGATCACTGTGATGATTGTGTGGATGATTTAGAAGGTGTTGTGTTGCGAAATAGTTGtctgagaaaaaagaaaagttttatttgtcAAGAAGTGGTTGATAGTTTacgtattttgaagaaaaatttgctATTGTTTCGTAACAAACTGACTAAAGTaatagaaattttgcaaaacgaATGCAGTGTTCGAAATATGGCAGATATGGATGAATCTGATCGCCTTGGTATATTATCGAGAACAAGAGAAATTTTACATCAAGGATACAAGTTcggtttcgagttccataaggATTTAACGAGGCTGTATGAAACCAGGGCTGACAACTGTCGGGATGTGGAAAGTGAACTTAAACTGTCGAATGCGATAGTACATTTCGCCAAGCTGTGGATGAAGTTCgtgatggaacgatgcgagcgTGGACGAGGAGTTCGACCACGATGGGCTTATCAGggtttagaatttttaatttcggCTTGTGATCCTCAGTGTACAGCTCATTTGAGTAGCGAAGAGTTTGAGGATCTAAAGTCTAAGATGGATGCTTGTATTTCGCATGTAATCGGAAGCATAAGGGAGCCGGATCGGATTCGAAAATCCCCTCGGTCTAGAAAGAGTTCACCTTCTCCATCGATTACCCAAGGCCGTGCTTCAATTCCTACTATCACATTGGGAAAAACACTTCAAAATCAATTGAGCCTCCGAGAGGAAGGAGTAACTTTGAGACCTCATCATACTGTAGATAATAATGATTACTATCGAAAGCAGACATCGTATGAGGGTGTCAACGACATTAAGATACGGGTGCCAACGGATGTGTTACTTGGAACTAAACCCCTGCGTCAGCTGAGAGTTCGCGACGCTATCAATAAGTTGGACAACGAGCTCGACATGAGAATGCGAGCGCGCAGTTTGATTGGTAACGTTAAGGAGATCAGTAACTGTGATAAGGTATTGAACAGAGCCCGCAGCGTTAACTTCAGCTGGCACCGGGGTATAAAAATAGGCCAAGGCCGATTTGGCAAGGTCTACACGGCAGTTAACAATTCTACCGGTGAACTGATGGCTATGAAAGAAATCGCTATTCAACCTGGAGAAACCAGTGAGATCCGCAAGGTAGCGGAAGAGATGAAAATATTCGAGGGAATAAACCACAAAAATCTGGTCAAGTACTATGGAGTTGAGATACATCGG GAGGAGCAATTGATCTTCATGGAATTGTGCCCCGAAGGAACATTGGAGAGTTTGGTTGAATTGAATGGAGGTTTGCCGGAGGCACAAACTCGACGTTACACTCACCAACTCTTGTCCGGTGTAAATGAATTACATCGACATGGAGTCGTCCATAGGGATATCAAGACGGCAAACATTTTCCTTTCGAAGGATGGCAACTGTTTGAAGCTTGGAGATTTTGGATCGGCAGTGAAAATTCAAGCTCATACAACTATGCACGGGGAGTTGAAGCAGTATGTTGGGACTCAAG CTTATATGGCACCAGAGGTATTTACTAAAAATAACAGCGAAGGACACGGGCGTGCTGCAGACATTTGGTCCGTTGGATGCGTGGTGATCGAAATTGGCTCCGGGAAG CGTCCATGGCATCAGTTCGATTCGAATTATCAAATCATGTTCAAAGTCGGAATGGGCGAATCTCCGGAAATTCCTGAATGCCTATCTGAAGAAGGACATGATTTTGTCACTAGTTGTCTGCAGTACAATCCTAAGGATCGACCATCATCAGCTGATTTGTTGCAGCATGATTTTTGCAAG ATGAGTGAAGGTTCCGATGAGGATTTGGAAAAGGAACTACGACGATCATTCCGGCGGAATATAAACTCGACATCTTCTTTAAAGCCATAA